The Fodinicurvata sp. EGI_FJ10296 DNA segment CCCGTGCCGTCAATGAATTTCTGGTCCAGGATCTGCGGCGCGCCACCTCGGCCGACACATATCAGGATACGCTGACGGCGGCGCTGAAATACATGGATGCCCTGAGCGGCGATCCGGCGGCGGAAGCTTCGCTTGGCAATCGGATGGACGCCCTCGGCAATGCATTCCAGGATGTCGCCACCGAACCGTCGTCCTCGGTCGCCTATGCCGCCGTCATCGAGTCCGGCACCGGGCTCGCCGATTCGATGAACAGGCTCTACAGCGACATGCAGTCGGTCAGGTTCGAGGCACGGCAGGATCGTTCGGTTGATGTCGGAGTCGCGAACGAAATCCTTGGCGAGATTGCTGATCTGAACATCAAGATCTCCGATGGCCTGGCGGCGGGCCGCGACGTCACCGACCGGCAGGACCGGCGCGACCAGCTGGCGCTTGAACTTTCCGAAATCATGGAGATCCGGACCTTCGAGAACGACCGCGGCGTAATGAATGTCTTTACGGCTGAATACCAGCAACTTGCGAACGACCGGGCAAAAACCATCACGGTCGACTCAAACGACCGCATCCTGGTCAGCGACGAACCGGTGAGCCGGCTCGGTGGGACGCTCGGCGCCTATAATGAAATCGAGCGTCGCGCCGTCGATCGTCTTGCCGAACTCGATGAAATGGCGACGCAACTGGCGTCGGCGTTTTCCGAGAATGGCGGTCCGGAAACGGACATGTTCGTGGATGCCGCCGGCAACACACCCGAAGACGGCGGATTTGATAGCGCCGGCTTCGCGGCCGGCATCAGCGTCCGGCAGGATCTGATCGATAATCCCACACATCTGCGGACATCGCGCGCCGATATCGGCCTCGGCAACGAGAACGCCGTGGGCGACACGACAGTGCTCAACCAATCGCGGCAGGCACTCCTTCAGCCGCGCGATTTCGACCTCGGCGCGAACGAGACTTACCGCGGCGTCTTCAAGCCGGCACTGACTTCGGTGACGCTGTCGAACGCCGCCGCCGAAGTGACGGCTTCGATCGGCGATCAGGTACGCCGGTCCGAAGGGCTGCTATCGGAATCGTCGGTGTCGGTCGGCTTCCTGAAGAACGAACTCGCGACAACCGCCGACGTCAATATCGATGACGAGATGGCCCGAATGATCGTGTTGCAGCAGCTCTACAGCGCATCGGCGCGCGTGATCACGACGACGCAGCGCATGATGGACGAATTGATGAATTCGGTACGATAGGGGCGGATTGAACGATGACACAGATCAACACGAACACGTATTTCAATCTGCTCAGATCCGACCTGTCCCGGATGCAGACGGAAACCGCCACCCTGTCGCAGCAGATCTCCAGCGGAAAGAAGACCGACCGGTTCGGTGGTATGCGTACGAACGAGGCGCGCAACGTGGTCTCGATGCGCAACGAGATGCAGCGACTGGAAACTTTTCAGCATACGATCGGCACATTGGAAACCCGCGCGGAGCGGGTCGAACTGTCGATCAACAAGACGACCGACTTCGCCGAGACCGTCAAGGATATGGTCTACGGACTGCCCAACAACTCCACATCTCAGCGCCAGATCGAGTACGAGGCGAAGAACGCCCTGGACAGTATACAGTCCGTCCTGAACTCATCGGTCAACGGCATGTATGTCTTCAGCGGCGAAAATGCCCTGACGCCGCCGATCAATCTCGACATCGTCGAGAACGGCAAAGGCGCCCCCGGCGACGCCGATTATATTCCGCCACTGGAGGATTTTCTGGCCGACGGACGGACGCCGGGGAATTACACACCCGGCCCACCGCCACCCGAGGCGCCGACGTCGGAAATCGACTCGCCCACATCACTGCACGGCGCCGTTCAGGAATGGTTCGAGCGTTTCGAAGCCGCTCCCGACGGCAGCACGGGCTGGTACCAGGGCGGCGACCTTCCCGAAGGCCCCTATATCGCCGACAACCAACGTGCCGGACCGCCCGGCGTGGCCAACGACCCGGGTTTTCGCAAGATCCTGGCCAACCTGGCGGGGATGGCCTATAGCGGCACCGCGCCGGAAGCCGGTGTCGCGAACGATCAGGAATATCAGGCGTTCGCGGAGATGTCGTCGCTCAGCATTACCGAAGCGGCAGGCGTCACCTATAGCGGCAGCGACAACGACCGCAGCCTGCGAGATCTAATGGCCGAGAACGGCTTGTTTCGCCAAACGCTCGAAACCCAGAAAGAGCGGCACGACGACACCAAG contains these protein-coding regions:
- the flgK gene encoding flagellar hook-associated protein FlgK; amino-acid sequence: MSILNNASSGLKTAQSLLNTTSRNVTNASTPGYTKKTQHSSTGPLGNAEPGKITRAVNEFLVQDLRRATSADTYQDTLTAALKYMDALSGDPAAEASLGNRMDALGNAFQDVATEPSSSVAYAAVIESGTGLADSMNRLYSDMQSVRFEARQDRSVDVGVANEILGEIADLNIKISDGLAAGRDVTDRQDRRDQLALELSEIMEIRTFENDRGVMNVFTAEYQQLANDRAKTITVDSNDRILVSDEPVSRLGGTLGAYNEIERRAVDRLAELDEMATQLASAFSENGGPETDMFVDAAGNTPEDGGFDSAGFAAGISVRQDLIDNPTHLRTSRADIGLGNENAVGDTTVLNQSRQALLQPRDFDLGANETYRGVFKPALTSVTLSNAAAEVTASIGDQVRRSEGLLSESSVSVGFLKNELATTADVNIDDEMARMIVLQQLYSASARVITTTQRMMDELMNSVR
- a CDS encoding flagellin — its product is MTQINTNTYFNLLRSDLSRMQTETATLSQQISSGKKTDRFGGMRTNEARNVVSMRNEMQRLETFQHTIGTLETRAERVELSINKTTDFAETVKDMVYGLPNNSTSQRQIEYEAKNALDSIQSVLNSSVNGMYVFSGENALTPPINLDIVENGKGAPGDADYIPPLEDFLADGRTPGNYTPGPPPPEAPTSEIDSPTSLHGAVQEWFERFEAAPDGSTGWYQGGDLPEGPYIADNQRAGPPGVANDPGFRKILANLAGMAYSGTAPEAGVANDQEYQAFAEMSSLSITEAAGVTYSGSDNDRSLRDLMAENGLFRQTLETQKERHDDTKKFANSVLNDIESVDPADAITKLQELQFQLQASYNLTGQLRQLSLVNFL